One Dromiciops gliroides isolate mDroGli1 chromosome 3, mDroGli1.pri, whole genome shotgun sequence DNA segment encodes these proteins:
- the LOC122746272 gene encoding CLK4-associating serine/arginine rich protein: MWHEARKHERKLRGMMVDYKKRAERRREYYEKIKKDPAQFLQVHGRACKVHLDSAVALAAESPVNMMPWQGDTNTMIDRFDVRAHLDYIPEYTPPLLTTISPEQESDERKCNYERYRGLVQNDFAGISEEQCLYQIYIDELYGGLQKPNEEEKKKLAEKKASIGYTYEDSTVAEVEKALEKPEEEESPGEEESNSDEDEVIPDIDVEVDVDELNQEQVADLNKQATTYGMADGDFVRMLRKDKEEAEAIKHAKALEEEKAMYSGRRSRRQRREFREKRLKGRKISPPSYARRDSPTYDPYKRSPSESSSESRSRSRSPTPGREEKITFITSFGGSDEEVAAAAAAAASAGAAPGKPRAGQPPMAPQPGSGPAPGRNASSRRRSGSSSSSTSSTSTSTSRSSSRSRRGGHYRPGRHLRSRSRSRSRRYSRSRSRGRRHSGGGSRDGRRYSRSPARRGYGARRRSRSRSRSGERYRRGGRAPRHRSSSRSSWSPSLSRSRSRSRSRSRSRSHSHSRSRSHSHSRSRTHSPSPLREKLTRPAASPAVGEKLKKADTASGKETGAAKPKLTPQEKLKLRMQKALNRQFKADKKAAQEKMIQQEHERQEREDELRAMARKIRMKERERREKEREEWERQYSRQSRSPSPRYSREYSSSRRRSRSRSRSPHYRH, encoded by the exons ATGTGGCATGAGGCCCGAAAACATGAACGGAAGCTTCGGGGCATGATGGTGGATTACAAGAAGCGTGCCGAGCGCCGCCGAGAGTACTATGAGAAGATT AAAAAGGACCCTGCCCAGTTCCTGCAGGTGCACGGCCGAGCCTGCAAGGTGCATCTTGATTCAGCGGTGGCTCTGGCTGCTGAGAGCCCTGTCAACAT GATGCCTTGGCAGGGAGACACCAACACCATGATTGACCGGTTTGATGTCCGTGCCCACTTGGATTACATCCCCGAGTACACCCCGCCGCTGCTGACAACCAT CTCTCCAGAGCAGGAGTCTGACGAGCGCAAGTGCAATTATGAGCGGTACCGAGGCTTGGTCCAGAATGACTTTGCTGGCA TCTCTGAAGAACAGTGTCTGTACCAGATCTACATTGACGAGCTCTACGGGGGCCTGCAGAAACCcaatgaggaggagaagaaaaa GTTGGCAGAGAAGAAGGCGTCCATTGGCTATACTTATGAGGACAGCACCGTGGCCGAGGTGGAGAAGGCACTGGAGAAGCCCGAGGAGGAGGAGTCGCCCGGGGAGGAGGAGAGCAACTCGGATGAGGACGAGGTCATCCCTGACATCG ATGTGGAAGTGGACGTGGACGAGCTGAACCAAGAGCAGGTGGCCGACCTGAATAAGCAGGCCACGACCTATGGCATGGCAGACGGGGACTTTGTGAG GATGCTGCGGAAGGACAAAGAGGAGGCCGAGGCCATCAAGCACGCCAAGGCCCTGGAGGAAGAGAAGGCCATGTATTCG GGCCGCCGATCCCGGCGACAAAGGAGGGAATTCCGGGAGAAGAGGCTAAAGGGCCGTAAGATCAGCCCCCCAAG CTACGCACGTAGAGACAGCCCCACCTATGACCCTTACAAGAG GTCCCCCTCTGAGTCCAGCTCTGAATCTCGGTCCCGCTCCCGCTCCCCGACTCCGGGCCGAGAGGAGAAGATCACCTTCATCACCAGCTTTGGGGGCAGCGATGAGGaggtggcggcggcggcagcggctgCTGCCAGCGCAGGGGCTGCACCGGGGAAACCTCGGGCTGGCCAGCCCCCAATGGCCCCGCAGCCGGGCAGCGGCCCCGCGCCAGGTCGTAACGCCAGCTCCCG CCGCCGCTCCGGCTCCTCTTCCTCCAGCACCTCCAGCACTTCCACCTCCACTTCACGGTCGAGCTCCCGCTCTCGCCGGGGGGGCCACTACCGGCCAGGCCGACACCTGCGCTCCCGTTCCCGTTCCCGCTCCCGCCGCTACTCGCGCTCTCGGAGTCGGGGCCGGCGCCACTCGGGAGGTGGGTCTCGAGATGGGCGCCGCTACTCCCGCTCACCTGCCCGCCGTGGCTACGGGGCCCGCCGGCGATCCAG GAGCCGCTCCCGGTCAGGAGAGCGTTACCGCCGAGGGGGCCGGGCCCCTCGGCATCGGAGCAGCAGCCGCAGTAGCTGGTCACCCAGCTTGTCTCGCAGCCGCAGTCGCAGTCGCAGTCGTAGTCGTAGTCGCAGCCATAGCCACAGCCGCAGCCGCAGCCACAGTCACAGCCGCAGCCGCACCCACTCCCCGTCGCCCCTGAGGGAGAAGCTGACGAGGCCGGCGGCGTCCCCGGCTGTGGGGGAGAAGTTGAAAAA ggCCGACACAGCTTCGGGTAAAGAGACAGGAGCTGCCAAA CCCAAGCTGACCCCCCAAGAGAAGCTGAAACTGAGGATGCAGAAAGCACTCAACAGACAGT TCAAGGCGGATAAAAAGGCGGCGCAGGAGAAGATGATCCAGCAGGAGCACGAGCGGCAG GAGAGAGAAGATGAGCTCCGTGCCATGGCCCGCAAGATCCGCATGAA